The following nucleotide sequence is from Ferruginibacter lapsinanis.
CGAGTTGGAATTTGATGTATTTTTCAATTCTATCCATTCTCTTTCCGGCAATCCCACTGCGGGTGTCTCGTCCGCCATTATCTCATCGATCACAACATCATATGGATTTGCAGGAACGATCGCAAAATAAGTAAACGTACCTGTTCCACCACTAATTACATTACCTAAACAGTCTGTTACGTTACTGACTGTAATAGTATAGGTTGTTGCAGAAACTGCAGCAGACGCTAATTTTATGTTGACAGTATCAAAGCCCGGAGAAACTGTTACAGCCTCAGCCGGAGTACCAAGCCCATTGTTAATAGAATAATTAGCTATTGTTGCTCCCTTTAAACTATCTAAGCTTTCATTAAATACCAATTTAATATTTAAATTATCTACAACAATCACACTCTGCAATACTGGCCCCGTTACATCAGCCGTTCCGCCATCAACAGAATTGATAACACCTGGCGTTCCACCTTTCACGTCTGTGCTTGCTTTCCAATTAGAGATACCTGAACATGGACTTTTGGTATTGATCATTTCTATTGTCCAACCTCCATCCTGTTTGGTAACATCATGGTACCAGCCCAAATTATAATTTACTGAATGTATAACTGCTCCTGTTTCATTTACCAATGTTAATGGCTCTCCGGTATTATTTAAAGATGGGAAAGAAGTTACAGCCAATGTGCTGCCATAAACTGACAGATCAGCAACGGAAGTGCTTGCACAAAGAATTACATAAGCTCCCGGAGCCAGCACATAGTTTGGAAACAATCCGCTTTGACCAGTGGCATCTTTAATTTTCCAATCCTTTAAATTAATCGCTGAAGTAGTTGTGTTTTTTAATTCAACCCATTCTCTCGCAGGCAACCCAACAGCCGGTGTCTCATCTGCCATGATCTCATCAATCACCACATCGTATTGTTTAGCTACATAAGGAGCAAAATAGGTAAAGTTGGCCGTTCCTCCACTGATCGCATTACCTGCAATATCTTTTACTCCATTTACAGTAAGTTGATTTGCAACTGCGTCCGCAAAATTAGCAGCAAAGGTTAAATGAACCAGGGAGGTATTACTGCCATCTAGTACTGCAGTAGATGGAGCTCCGATACTATTGTTAACTGAGTAGTTAGCTGTTGTACCAGCTGTGGTAGCATCTAAGGGTTCATTAAATAATACATCTATAGCATTAACAGATATTACTGTTGCCGACTGAACCGTTGGTGGTATAATATCTGGGACATATGCTTGCACAGTTATATCATCAAAAAAATGTTTTTGAGCAAAACTGGCCACCGTACTTTGTTTTATTAAAAACCCAAATGCCGTTGAAGTGGTATAAGCATTATCAGTAATACTTCCTTCACTTACATATGATGTACCTGTGCCTGTCATATCTCTGTACAAAACAAATTGATTTGCAGCATCTCGTATAACCTTTATTTTTATCAGGTTGTTAGATGATGAACCAACTGAAGAATTAACCCCATCAATAAGTATCGTAGATGTGGCTCCGTCTTTTCTGTATAAACTGATATCGTCGCTCGTGTTCCCTATTCGTACAAAGAAACCATTGGTAGTGGATGCTGAAAGATCTGCAGCCGACGCAATTAAAAAAGCATCAACATAATTTGCGCCTGACGTGGAAAATTTAAGGTTTACAAAGAACTCCCATTGAGTACTGGTTGCCAATGTGCTGGGTGTACTAATATAAAAGGTACTGTTGGCAACAGTATTGTTACTTTGCAATTGACCCGAACCGTTTACAATAAAATCGGTTGACGCACTTGGTGTCCAAACCGGATTAGCTGTATAATCACCATCTGTAAAACTTTCGGCTACCTGAGAAAATCCTAACATATTGGTTAATAACAATATTGCAGCAAGGGAAAACGTCTTTATATACATAATTAGAAAACTTAGTCTTTAAAGATAATGACTTTCTCTTATTCTGTTATCTTTTAACAACCAATAATTATCCTTGTTTTTTTGGCTGATAATATATTTGTTGCTACTTTTGCGCCATGAAATTGAATCATAAACACACAACAACTACGAAGAAACGTTCTGCTCAGCAGGAGGGTTAATAGTGTTTTGTTTGTTCTTACAATATTCACAGCCTTCCAGTAAAACGGAAGGTTTTTTTTACCCCATCCCCTAAAGGGGTGTTAAGAGTAAAAAAAAATGAAGAGAACACATATTTAATAACAATAAAAAAAACAAAAAAATGAAAGTAGCTGTAGTAGGGGCCACTGGCCTGGTTGGCAGCAAAATGTTGCAAGTATTAGCCGAAAGAAATTTTCCGGTTACGGAATTAATACCGGTAGCTTCAGAAAAGTCTATTGGTAAAGAAGTTGAATTCAAAGGCAAGAAATACAAAGTAGTTGGTTATAAGGATGCTATTGCAGCCAAACCAAATGTTGCGATATTTTCTGCTGGCGGTGGTACGTCGCTTGCCATTGCTCCTGAATTTGCTGCAGCTGGTATTACAGTAATTGACAACTCAAGCGCATGGCGTATGGACCCTACTAAAAAATTAGTAGTGCCTGAAGTAAATGCTGATGTGTTGACAGCCGATGATAAGATCATCGCCAATCCAAACTGCTCTACTATTCAAATGGTATTGGTGTTGAAACCATTACATGATAAATATAAAATCAAAAGAGTAGTGGTATCTACTTACCAAAGTGTTACCGGTACTGGTGTTAAAGCGGTTGACCAATTGTTCAACGAAAGAAAAGGTGTTGAAGGTGAAATGGCTTACAAATACCCTATCGACCTGAACGTTATTCCTCAAATTGATGTGTTTGTTGAAAATGGCTACACTAAAGAGGAAATGAAAATGATCAAAGAAACCAACAAGATCATTGGTGATGACAGCATTAAAGTAACTGCTACTACTGTTCGTATCCCTGTAATTGGCGGACACAGCGAAAGTCTGAACATTGAATTTGAAAATGATTTTGATGTGGAAGAAGTAAAAGCATTGTTGAGCAAAGCTCCAGGATTGGTATTACAGGATGATATTGCAAATGCTATTTATCCAATGCCTTTAACAGCTCATGAAAAAGACGAAACTTTTGTAGGTCGTATCCGTCGTGATGAATCACAAGCGAATACCCTTAACTGTTGGGTAGTGAGTGATAACTTACGTAAAGGTGCTGCTACCAATGCGGTGCAGATTGCGGAGTATCTTTCTGGCAAAGGATTACTATAAAAACACCCCCTCTGCCCCCTTTATGGGGAACTGATGATGGAGGAGTATAGAGTTAATTATTTCGAGAAATAAAATGGGATACAAAATTTGTATCCCATTTTTTATAAACGTAATAAAAGTTCAATATTGGTATTCAGTACAAGAGTGCGACGCAACGATGATGCCATGAAAAACAAATGCCGGCAACCAAATAAAAAAGCTCCGCATTTAACGGAGCTTATATTCGAAGATTTAAATTAACGAGTTCTTAGTTCCCCCTTTAGGGGGCGGAGGGGGCGATTAATTAATCTCCCAGGTTTCATTTCCTCTCAACAATTTATCCAAATCTCCACTACCTCTTTTGGCGATCACATCTTCAATTTGAAGAGCCATCACATCTTCGTAGCAAGGTCTGTCTGTTTCGTAGAACACACCAAACGGACGTGGCAAGTGGCCAACATTTGCCGGATTGTCGAACATACGGGTAAGTATCTGTGCTTTGTAAAAATCTCTTTCGTCGTGAATCCAAAGATCATCAATACTTGCATCTTTACCGATCTCTACAACTATAGGACGGAAGCCATCTAATTTAATTCCTTTGTTTTGAGCAGCACCAAAGATCAACGGTTTACCTTGCTCTAAGAATAAAACTTCTTCTTGTTTTGTTCCTTTTTCTGTAAATATTTCAAACGCACCATCATTGAAGATGTTACAGTTCTGATAGATCTCTAAGAAAGAAGTTCCTTTATGGGCATGTGCTCTTAGCAACATTGCTTGTAAATGCTTAGGATCTCTGTCCATACTTCTTGCAACAAAAGTTCCATCAGCTCCCATTGCCAAAGCAGCTGGGTTGAATGGATGATCGATACTTCCGAACGGAGTACTTTTTGTTACTTTATTCTCTTCTGAAGTTGGAGAGTATTGTCCTTTTGTAAGACCATAGATCTGGTTATTGAAGATCAACAGGTTTACATCAAAATTTCTACGCAATAAATGAATGGTATGGTTACCACCGATACTCATGCTATCGCCATCGCCACTAACGATCCAAACGCTTAAGTCAGGGCGAGCAGCTTTTAAACCACTTGCTACTGCTGTTGCTCTACCATGGATGCTATGCATACCATAAGTATTCATATAATAAGGAAAACGACTGCTGCACCCAATACCTGAAATGATAGCGAATTTTTCTTTAGGAATTCCTAAAGTAGGCATCACCTTTTGTACTTGCGCTAAAATTGAATAGTCTCCGCAACCCGGACACCAACGAACCTCTTGGTCTGTTGCAAAATCTTTTGCTGTTAAGGCTGCTTTTACCGGCGATTCCGGTACTAATGTTTCTGTTGCACTCATATGGCTTATTATTAGAGAACGCAAAGTTACGCCAAGTATGCAATATTTTGGTGTTTTTGAGTAAGATTGATAGGTTGATTTAGTGTTAAAACTTATGCAAACGTTGCCGATTTTGGGTGATGGAACACTGATTGAACTTATTTGACTGATTTAAGCTGATAAAAATAAGTGATCATAAGTTCAATCAGTTAGATCAGTGTTCTATCATTTTGCGGCATCATTTAAAAAGTCTTTAACCCCTAACACGATCTTATCAACCATTTTTTGTTGAAATGCATCATCCAGTATTTTCGTTTCCTCATCCAGATTACTCAAAAACAAGGTTTCTATTAATGCATTGGGATATTCGATCGGACTATTCAACATAAAATTAAAAGAGCCTGTATTGCCATATTCTTTTAATCCCAGCTCCAACATTCTTTTATAAATATCCAGACTTAAATTTCTGAACCCAATGTATCTGTAATAAGTACTGGTGCCTCCGGTACGAATAGGATCTTCTGAAGAGTTCAAATGAATACTTAATAACAGATCCGGTAAACTATCCCTGTAAAAAAGTATTCTTTCTTTATTATCAAAGAATTGTTCTTTAGTTCTTGTCATAATAACTTTTGCACCTTCTTTTTCTAACGCCTTCTTAAGTTTCAAACTAACATCCAATGTTATTTCTTTTTCATAAGAGCCCGTTGCTCCCACTGCGCCGTTATTAGTTCCTCCGTGTCCGGCATCTACAGCTATGGTTAAATTTTTAAGTGATAGATTTTCAGGCTGCTGTTTTATTTTGATCATCAGGTTATTTCCACTGTAGTAGATCTGGTGCCCCCAATGTTGAGCATGCCTTAATTCAATAGTGATACGGAAAATGTCATCTTCTATCTGTTCGTAATAAATATTTTTGATCTCTCTGGCTGTTTGCAGTTGTGTTATCCAGTTGGTATTATTGGTTGCACCAAAAACATCCACTACAATTTTTGATGGATCGATCAATTGAAAAGACTGATACGGAAGCTTTGCAAACAAACCAACTCTTACATAATCATATACACTATCTCCATAAACATTCCACTTATCCGTTAATGATTCCGGAACAAAAGTTCCTTTAGGCATTAGCGCAACATGCTCATCCGGAATATAGGCTGTACGTGATTTTGATAACTGCACCCTGTAATGTGTGCCCACCTTACCAGTGATCTTTAATAAGATATTGCTATCGAGATAACCCACTTTTGCTCCACCTAGCCTGTCATCTCCCAAACCATATTCTAAATGAGCCAGCCGTCCTTTGGTGATTGCAACATTTGAAGCCAATGGCGAAAGAACAGAAAAAGTATTTTTAGTCTCTCGAGTGATTTTTGTGCCTGAAGAGTCTTCAATGGTCACAGGAATTTTCAATTCAGAAAAATTATCCGATTCTTTTACAATATATTCTCCCTGATAAATACCCGGCATCCCTTTGGTTTGACTTTTGGGTAACTCATACAAGACAGTATTATTGAATGCCTTGACAATGCAGTTTGGCAATCCCTTTACTTTAAATCTTATTTTATCTCCTGCAACTAAAACAAGATCATCCTCCGGAAATGTTTCAATGCTCTCGATACCTAATTCTTTTACCGGCTGCGCCGGTTTGGGTAACGTATAGGTATAGTTGATCTTTTTAGATGCTGACCGATCTGCAATCGAAGCTGTAATTGTAAAACTTGTATCCCCCGGCTTCAGGTTTAATTCATACGCAAAAGCTCCGGTGGGATAGACTTTCGCCGGTTTCCCATTTATGGTAAGGCCACAGTTTTTACAGGTATTACCAATAAGAAACTGCCTGGAAGCGTTAACAGGATTATTTGTCTTAAACGGTTGAATTAAATTTACTACAGGAGCCTGACCAAACAGTTTTCCACAAAACAAAATAATTAAAATAGAAATAATCAGGCGCATAATTATAGTATTAGTGATAACAGTGTAAAGAATATGACCAAGGTTATAAAAAATATGAATGATTTATTTCATATTTGCAATACAATTGATCAAACCTAAATTAACACCAGTCATGAAATCAAAATTAATCTTCTTTTTCGCACTTGCCGTTACTTTAATCAGCTGCGGACCCACCATTTACAAAGTTGCTGATTTTAGCGAAGTAACCGCTAAACATAAAACAGTTGCCATATTACCCACTGAAGTAAGTATGCAACTGCGTCCAAACGAAATGAAAAAAACTAGCCCTGAACAACTGAATCAAATGCAGGAACAAACCGGAAAAGATATTCAGGATAAAATGTATGCATGGTTCTTGAAAAGAAGCGGCAAATTCAAATACACTGTAACATTTCAGGATATTAGCAGAACAAATGCGTTGTTAGCCCAGGCGAACCTGACCTATGCCACCATTAATACAAAGACCAAAGATGAATTGGCAAGACTTTTAGGTGTTGATGCGGTTATTTCATCTAGAGCAACCATGAAAAAACCAATGAGTGAAGGCGCTGCTGTTGCTTTAGGACTTTTGGTAGGAGCCTGGGGAAATACCAATAATGTGCAAACATCTATCTCTATCAATGAAGGAATAAAAGGGGACCTGGTTTGGAAGTATGACTATACTGCCAGTGGTTCTGTTGGCAGTAACACAGACAATCTGGTAAATTCATTAATGAGAAATGCCTCAAAGAAGTTCCCGTATAACGCAAAATAATCTTCATCAATTTATGAATAGTAAAAGCCTCCGCAAAAAAACGGAGGCTTTTCTATCAACAAATCAACAAGAAAAAATCTTACCAGCAGTATTTATTTTCTGCAATTAATTTATCTGCAATTCTTCTACGGGCATCTTTGCTATTAAATGGTGCTGTTTTAGTGAATCGTTTTAATCCTAATAACATCATCCTTTGTTCATCGCCTTCTGCAAATGCATTGATGGCTTCTTTGCCCGCTTTGTTCACTTTATCCACTGCATCATTTAAATATATACGCATCAGGTCAATTTGATTTTGTACAGCAGCTTCGCCATTTTTATCAGACAATTTGATCACTCTTAATAAAGTACTTTCTGCCACAAAAGTTTCAATAGCCATATCTGCCACATTCATCAATATTTCCTGCTCATCGCTTAATTTCATCATCAGTTTCTGCACAGCAGCACCAGCTACCATCAGTATTGATTTCTTCAAATTCAATATTGTTTTCTTTTCGTTAGCAAACGGCGTTTCGTCTTCATTACCAAACTCAGGAATACTCAGCAACTCTTTAGACACTGCCATAGCAGGACCCATCAGGTCTAATTTCCCTTTCATCGCTCTCTTCAGCATCATATCTACAATCAACAACCGATTGATCTCATTGGTTCCTTCAAATATCCTGTTGATACGGCTATCTCGATACGCTCTCGTGATCATATACTCATCACTGAAACCATTACCACCATGCACCTGCACGCCTTCATCTACTACATAATTCAATAACTCACTGCCATGCACTTTTAATATGGCACACTCAATAGCATATTCTTCTGCAGCGCCAAGCAATGCTTCGTTAAATGGTTTGCCACTTTCCTGCAAAGCGATCTCTTTATCATCTATCCATTTGCCGGTTCTGTATAAAGCGCTTTCGCAGGCAAAAATCCTTACTGCACTTTCTGCCAGTTTATATTTTATAGCACCAAAATTTGCGATCGCCGTTTTAAACTGTTCTCTCGTTTTAGCATATTCGATCGTATCGGTCAATGCCATTTTGCTGGCCCCGGCGGTTGCTGCACATAATTTTAATCTGCCGATATTCAAAATATTGAATGCAATGATATGTCCTTTGCCAACTTCGCCTAACAGATTTTCTACCGGCACTTTACAATCCTGAAAATATAATTGTACGGTTGAAGAACCTTTAATTCCCATTTTATGTTCTTCGGGCCCTTGTGTAAATCCTTCCATGCCACGTTCAACAATGAAGCAACTGAATTTATCGCCATCAATTTTTGCAAACACGGTGTATATATCTGCAAAACCGCCATTAGTGATCCAGCATTTTTGTCCGTTTAAAATATAATGTTTGCCATCGGCAGATAAAACAGCAGAGGTTTTTGCACTCAATGCATCACTGCCACTATTCGGTTCCGTTAGTCCGTATGATCCTTTCCATTCGCCACTGGCTAATTTTGGAATGTACTTTTTCTTTTGCTCCTCCGTACCAAAATATAAAATAGGCAAGGTTCCAATCCCTGTGTGTGCTGCTACCGCCACGCTGAAAGAAAATCCTCCTCCAAGGCCTTCATTCACTAAAGTTGCAGTAATAAAATCTTTACCTAATCCGCCAAACTCCTCGGGAATAGAAGCTCCCAGCAAGCCTTGTTCTCCAGCTTTTTCAATTAAAGAGGGCATGAGCCCCGGCTCTAATTTATCGATCCTGTCAACTATTGGAGTGACCTCTGTTTGTAAAAATTGCAGACACATTTCTTTTACCATTACCTGCTCCTCATTAAAATCTTCTGGGGTAAAAGTTTCAAATGCATTGCTTTCTTTAATTAACCATTCGCCGCCTTTCAGCGATGTATTGGTTACCCCCATCCCCTGAAGGGGGGTAAAGAGAAATTGATTGGTGAATGTCAGTTTCATATGCAATCGTTTTAAAATTATAAAGAGATGCGCCTCCTTGTTCCCCTTTTAGGGGGCGGAGGGGGGTTATTTCAAATTGTCGTACACCATCTGTAATACTTCTTTGGCAATTTCTATTTGTCCATTGGTAACATTTTCCAATGCTTCGTTCAGGGTTTGGTTGGCAATTTCCATTGTTTGCTCCTGCAGGTCTTGCGCTTCCTTGGTAAGGTAAATCAGGTTGATCCTTCTATCATCTTTTGATGCCACTCGTTTTACCAATTTTAATTTTTCCAGGTTATCTACTAATCTTGTAATACTCGGCTTATCTCTGAAGGTAGCCTCACATAAATGTTGCTGACTCATTCCGTCCTCTTTCCATAAATGATACAATACACTCCATTGTTCAATGGTGATGTCCACATTTGCCAGTTTAAAATTCTTTTGCAATCGTCTTGCGATAGCAGTACTGGCTTTACCCGTAATAAAACTGTATAATTCTCCTTTCTTAAATTGGTTGTTTGGCATATAGTTGTTTAGACAACCTTATAAAGTTACAAATAAGTTTGTACCTGCAAAATTTATTTTATGGTCGATCGCCTCATACTTTATTTTGTTGCCGGCAACAATTTTTCATCCCCAAGTCGTTGGGGATAGTTGCGTCGTTCCGATTCATATCGGGATACGACATACCTTTGGGCAACTATGACTCAACATATAGCGCAAATTGCTCTGGTGGTAGCAGATTATGACGAATCTATTCTGTTTTACACACAAAAACTAGGTTTTACATTATTGGAGGATACTGTTCTCAGCGAAACCAAAAGATGGGTAGTTGTCTCCCCTCCAGGGAGCAATGGTTGTAATGTATTATTGGCAAAAGCCGCCAATGACGAACAAAAAAGCCGGGTGGGTAATCAAACGGGTGGCAGGGTTTTTCTGTTTTTGCATACCGATGATTTTTGGAGAGACTATAACCAGATGCAGGAAAAAGGGGTTGAATTTGTAAGACAACCTGTTACAGAAGAGTGGGGAACAGTGGCAGTCTTTAAAGACCTGTACGGCAACCTCTGGGATTTTATCGAACGTAAAAAAGCATAACGGTCGGATGTAATTATCTTTAATCTTATTATGTTGACTGTTTTAGTATACATCACTTTATTTTTACTCATCGGCTATGCTGCTTTGATCATTTATTACAGGCAAAGCTGGCTGGGGATACATGAGCATAGATCACTGACTTCAGACATCATACCTACCACTAAGATCACGGTTATTATTCCTGCAAGAAATGAGGAAGAAAATATCAATGCATGTCTAAACTCCATTGCAAAACAATCTTATCCAAAAAATTTATTTGACATCATTGTTGTAGATGATTTTTCTACCGATAAAACAGCTGATATAGTACGATCATTTTCGGATGTAAGACTGATATCACTAAACAATTTTGTAACAGAAAAAATAAACTCTTACAAAAAGAAAGCAATAGAAATTGCTATACAACAAAGCTCCGGGGACCTGATCGTTACAACAGACGCCGATTGTATTGTACCTCCAAACTGGTTGCAAACCATTGCGGTGTTTTATGAAAAAGAACAAGCTGCATTTATTGCAATGCCTGTCTTGATCACCAGCAGTAATACATTCATCGAAATGTTTCAGTCACTTGATTTTATGACTTTGCAAGGCATTACCGGTGCATCGGTGAATAAAAAATTCCACAGCATGTGCAATGGTGCCAACCTTGCTTATACCAGGCAGGCTTTTGGCGAAGTAGATGGTTTTAAAAATATTGATACGATTGCCAGCGGCGACGATATGTTATTGATGCATAAAATTGCTGAACGCCACCCGGACAAAGTAAAGTTTTTAAAATCACATGATGTTATAGTACAAACCAAGCCTGTATCATCTGTTAAAGAATTTTTTAATCAGCGAATACGCTGGGCAAGCAAAGCAGATAAGTACAACGACAAAAGCATTTTACCTGTACTGATGCTGGTATATTTCTTGAATGTAATGCTTTTAATATTACCTGTTATTGCTCTCTTTAACTCGTCAACATTATCAATTATTAATTATCAATTATCAATTATTCGGGTCTGGCTTTTATTATTAGCTTTAAAAACTTTGGTGGAATTGTTTTTTCTTTTTCCTGTTGCAACTTTTTTCAATCGAACCAATTTACTTTGGTGGTTCCCTGTTGCTCAACCGTTTCATATAGTATACACTGTTATCGCCGGATGGTTGGGAAAATTTGGTTCTTATCAATGGAAAGAAAGACAAGTGAAATAAACCAATGAATCTGTAAATTACATGCATGCATCCGCAAAGTTTTTCTTTTTCGCAGCAAACATGGCATCGCCTTAAAAAGAATAAGGGAGCGATATTTGGTTTGGTCATTCTATCGCTTGCAATATTTATATCACTATTTGGTTATTTGATTGCACCCGATGCCTCACCCAACGCAGACTTGCAAACAGTAGAGATACAAGCGAAGAAGCCGGGCTACACACAATTATTTTTAAAGATACCTGATAAAAAAAACAACACCCAAAGTTGGTTTACAACACTAATAAGCGGTAAGCCAAATGAATACCAGCTGGTTCCTATCACCAATTATACTATTAAAAATGACTTATTGGTGGTCAACAAATTTATTGATGAAGGTCTCTCAATAAGTCAGTCATATTCTATCTTCCAACTAACCAACAATAACCCATCTGCTATTCAACAAAACCTCATCACAAAAAAATATTGGCTGGGTACAGATAAATTTGGCAGAGACATTTTAAGCAGATTGATTATCGGAACAAGAGTGAGTCTGGCTGTGGGAATGATTGCTGTAATTATTTCTCTGACGATCGGTATTATTTTAGGAACTATTGCCGGATACTACCGCAATTGGATAGACGAAGTAATTATGTGGCTCATTAATGTTGTATGGAGCATCCCAACATTGTTATTGGTATTTGCTATAACTATGGCTTTGGGAAAAGGATTCTGGCAAATATTTATTGCAGTAGGATTGACCATGTGGGTAAATGTTGCCAGGCTGGTTCGTGGGCAGGTAATGGCCATTAAAGAATTGGAGTATGTGCAAGCTGCAAGAGCATTGGGTTTTACTGATCTCAGAATAATTGTAAAAC
It contains:
- a CDS encoding lamin tail domain-containing protein: MLGFSQVAESFTDGDYTANPVWTPSASTDFIVNGSGQLQSNNTVANSTFYISTPSTLATSTQWEFFVNLKFSTSGANYVDAFLIASAADLSASTTNGFFVRIGNTSDDISLYRKDGATSTILIDGVNSSVGSSSNNLIKIKVIRDAANQFVLYRDMTGTGTSYVSEGSITDNAYTTSTAFGFLIKQSTVASFAQKHFFDDITVQAYVPDIIPPTVQSATVISVNAIDVLFNEPLDATTAGTTANYSVNNSIGAPSTAVLDGSNTSLVHLTFAANFADAVANQLTVNGVKDIAGNAISGGTANFTYFAPYVAKQYDVVIDEIMADETPAVGLPAREWVELKNTTTSAINLKDWKIKDATGQSGLFPNYVLAPGAYVILCASTSVADLSVYGSTLAVTSFPSLNNTGEPLTLVNETGAVIHSVNYNLGWYHDVTKQDGGWTIEMINTKSPCSGISNWKASTDVKGGTPGVINSVDGGTADVTGPVLQSVIVVDNLNIKLVFNESLDSLKGATIANYSINNGLGTPAEAVTVSPGFDTVNIKLASAAVSATTYTITVSNVTDCLGNVISGGTGTFTYFAIVPANPYDVVIDEIMADETPAVGLPEREWIELKNTSNSNSFNLQGWRLKDATGQSGAFPSYILPPNSYVILCSSTSAPDLSAFGPTLSPTSFPSLNNTGEPLTLVNASGSVIHAVSYNLDWYHDASKQDGGWTLEMINTKSPCSGISNWKASTDVKGGTPGAINSVNGGTTDLTGPKLVSAFVTDPTHIVLHFDETLDSLKAATITNYSLTGGISIIDGVTVGPLFDAVNLTLSTPLTTGVEYTITAATAITDCLGNQISTDNTAKLFVASPAVRFDLVVNEILFNPLPSINAEPPGVDYVEIYNRSNKVIDLSKIYITNRSSTTGKIGTLVPLSVSGRLLQPGAFVVATEDPAIVQRDFVVKDPAAFVTVNMPSYSDDKGFVIICDADTNIIDEIRYTEKWHFKLISNRENVALERINYDDTSLVQSEQERNWHSAATSVGFGNGTPTYKNSQYRIDLQPQGDVTVDPAIFSPDNDGIDDIATLKYNFPEPGYVANITIFDASGRPVRYLQKNALCGSTGIFRWDGLGEKNQQLAIGIYVIYTEIFNLKGNKKTFKTPIVLARRN
- a CDS encoding aspartate-semialdehyde dehydrogenase; the protein is MKVAVVGATGLVGSKMLQVLAERNFPVTELIPVASEKSIGKEVEFKGKKYKVVGYKDAIAAKPNVAIFSAGGGTSLAIAPEFAAAGITVIDNSSAWRMDPTKKLVVPEVNADVLTADDKIIANPNCSTIQMVLVLKPLHDKYKIKRVVVSTYQSVTGTGVKAVDQLFNERKGVEGEMAYKYPIDLNVIPQIDVFVENGYTKEEMKMIKETNKIIGDDSIKVTATTVRIPVIGGHSESLNIEFENDFDVEEVKALLSKAPGLVLQDDIANAIYPMPLTAHEKDETFVGRIRRDESQANTLNCWVVSDNLRKGAATNAVQIAEYLSGKGLL
- a CDS encoding 2-oxoacid:ferredoxin oxidoreductase subunit beta, with product MSATETLVPESPVKAALTAKDFATDQEVRWCPGCGDYSILAQVQKVMPTLGIPKEKFAIISGIGCSSRFPYYMNTYGMHSIHGRATAVASGLKAARPDLSVWIVSGDGDSMSIGGNHTIHLLRRNFDVNLLIFNNQIYGLTKGQYSPTSEENKVTKSTPFGSIDHPFNPAALAMGADGTFVARSMDRDPKHLQAMLLRAHAHKGTSFLEIYQNCNIFNDGAFEIFTEKGTKQEEVLFLEQGKPLIFGAAQNKGIKLDGFRPIVVEIGKDASIDDLWIHDERDFYKAQILTRMFDNPANVGHLPRPFGVFYETDRPCYEDVMALQIEDVIAKRGSGDLDKLLRGNETWEIN
- a CDS encoding N-acetylmuramoyl-L-alanine amidase, translating into MRLIISILIILFCGKLFGQAPVVNLIQPFKTNNPVNASRQFLIGNTCKNCGLTINGKPAKVYPTGAFAYELNLKPGDTSFTITASIADRSASKKINYTYTLPKPAQPVKELGIESIETFPEDDLVLVAGDKIRFKVKGLPNCIVKAFNNTVLYELPKSQTKGMPGIYQGEYIVKESDNFSELKIPVTIEDSSGTKITRETKNTFSVLSPLASNVAITKGRLAHLEYGLGDDRLGGAKVGYLDSNILLKITGKVGTHYRVQLSKSRTAYIPDEHVALMPKGTFVPESLTDKWNVYGDSVYDYVRVGLFAKLPYQSFQLIDPSKIVVDVFGATNNTNWITQLQTAREIKNIYYEQIEDDIFRITIELRHAQHWGHQIYYSGNNLMIKIKQQPENLSLKNLTIAVDAGHGGTNNGAVGATGSYEKEITLDVSLKLKKALEKEGAKVIMTRTKEQFFDNKERILFYRDSLPDLLLSIHLNSSEDPIRTGGTSTYYRYIGFRNLSLDIYKRMLELGLKEYGNTGSFNFMLNSPIEYPNALIETLFLSNLDEETKILDDAFQQKMVDKIVLGVKDFLNDAAK
- a CDS encoding acyl-CoA dehydrogenase family protein, which produces MKLTFTNQFLFTPLQGMGVTNTSLKGGEWLIKESNAFETFTPEDFNEEQVMVKEMCLQFLQTEVTPIVDRIDKLEPGLMPSLIEKAGEQGLLGASIPEEFGGLGKDFITATLVNEGLGGGFSFSVAVAAHTGIGTLPILYFGTEEQKKKYIPKLASGEWKGSYGLTEPNSGSDALSAKTSAVLSADGKHYILNGQKCWITNGGFADIYTVFAKIDGDKFSCFIVERGMEGFTQGPEEHKMGIKGSSTVQLYFQDCKVPVENLLGEVGKGHIIAFNILNIGRLKLCAATAGASKMALTDTIEYAKTREQFKTAIANFGAIKYKLAESAVRIFACESALYRTGKWIDDKEIALQESGKPFNEALLGAAEEYAIECAILKVHGSELLNYVVDEGVQVHGGNGFSDEYMITRAYRDSRINRIFEGTNEINRLLIVDMMLKRAMKGKLDLMGPAMAVSKELLSIPEFGNEDETPFANEKKTILNLKKSILMVAGAAVQKLMMKLSDEQEILMNVADMAIETFVAESTLLRVIKLSDKNGEAAVQNQIDLMRIYLNDAVDKVNKAGKEAINAFAEGDEQRMMLLGLKRFTKTAPFNSKDARRRIADKLIAENKYCW
- a CDS encoding MarR family winged helix-turn-helix transcriptional regulator — encoded protein: MPNNQFKKGELYSFITGKASTAIARRLQKNFKLANVDITIEQWSVLYHLWKEDGMSQQHLCEATFRDKPSITRLVDNLEKLKLVKRVASKDDRRINLIYLTKEAQDLQEQTMEIANQTLNEALENVTNGQIEIAKEVLQMVYDNLK
- a CDS encoding VOC family protein, with translation MTQHIAQIALVVADYDESILFYTQKLGFTLLEDTVLSETKRWVVVSPPGSNGCNVLLAKAANDEQKSRVGNQTGGRVFLFLHTDDFWRDYNQMQEKGVEFVRQPVTEEWGTVAVFKDLYGNLWDFIERKKA